A genome region from Candidatus Edwardsbacteria bacterium includes the following:
- the rpsG gene encoding 30S ribosomal protein S7, with product MPRRKRVIKRELLPDPKYHDTMVTIFINNLMERGKKSIAERIFYNAVEIVEKKTKASGIDGFKQALNNIKPVLEVKPRRVGGATYQVPVEVKPERRTALAIRWMIAAAKSRSEQTMRERLAGEILSAIKNEGGAIKKKEDAHKMAEANKAFAHYRF from the coding sequence ATGCCGAGAAGAAAAAGAGTCATAAAACGGGAACTGCTGCCCGATCCCAAATACCACGACACCATGGTCACCATCTTCATCAACAACCTGATGGAGAGGGGCAAGAAGAGCATAGCCGAGCGTATCTTCTACAACGCGGTGGAGATCGTGGAGAAGAAGACCAAGGCCTCGGGGATCGACGGCTTCAAGCAGGCCCTGAACAACATCAAGCCGGTGCTGGAGGTCAAGCCCCGCCGGGTGGGCGGCGCCACCTACCAGGTGCCGGTGGAAGTAAAGCCAGAGCGCCGGACCGCACTGGCCATCCGCTGGATGATCGCTGCAGCCAAGTCCCGTTCCGAGCAGACCATGCGGGAGAGGCTGGCCGGAGAGATACTGTCCGCCATCAAGAACGAGGGCGGCGCCATCAAGAAGAAAGAGGACGCCCATAAGATGGCCGAGGCCAACAAGG